The sequence AACTTAAACAGGACTGGACAAAAAGAAAAACTGTATACTATTGGGAACaatcttgcattagtatacagcaGCATGAACAAGCTTATTATTATTTCTAGCGCAGCACCTAAAGAACCCAATCAAGGCCCCATTATCCAGGCAACATAGATGGCCTttgctctagagcaggggtggtcaacctgagcctgagaagaagccagaatCTACCAGTGTACAttgtcaaagagccacagtaatacatcagcagcctcccatcagctcccccaccctccttccagtGCGTACCATCCACCAACTGCCccaggcacactggaaagttgccgcctgtagctccagccccggagttggtgccaaTACAAGGAGCcccatattaacttctgaagagccgcatgcggctccggGGCCACAGATTGGCCACCGCTGCTCTAGAGAACTCAATCTAAGAACCTAGTTCCATGTTTGATTTTTATGGGCTGTATGCTCCCCTCTGTAGTAAAAAGGCTCAGAAAGGGCTGAGATCCACACAAATATACTACAAAAATAGCTGAATCGGTTAATACATAAAATGCTACTTAGtcatgaagaaaaaaatgtttattgcCGGAAACACCTACTGAAGAGATGCAAAAAATGGGGATGAAATATTTGAGAAGATGGAGAGCCCTGCACTATTACACATATGGCAGCATCTGCGGGAGTGGCTACAATGAATGGAAGTTCAGCTAATTGTTTCCAAGTTCTTTGCAGTCTGAGATAGCACCCGCTCATCTTCAGCATTTGCAAATGGTCAAAGTATGCTGAAATATCTATTGAAAAGGTAGTATTGTGTGGATTTTTGCTGATGGCATGTTAATGCTGCTTAAAGCTGTTCTGATTTATTCTGTTTTCTGAATTGCTTCCCTTTCAACTTTCTGTATTAATGTACGTTGTTTTTCCAGGATAGCATGTGTTGTATTAGGGTTTTCCCCTGACTTCTCTCTGACTTTTCCTTAGGCCACACCTCCTTGCTGGAATTTGCAGATCTTATGGAACCATTTTTTGATGATACAGCTTAGTAAAGCACCAGGTAGGCAGCATGACTTGTGGGTTAGAATTTCGAGACAGCTTTTGCAGCAAGTGGCTGCACTTTTAACACACGAACCACAGGAGCATACAGGCCAGTAAGTCCAAACAGCTAGAGAAAGACAGATGGAAAACATTACTGCGGCTGGTTTCTGGtatttaaatcttatttaagattaaataagatttaaATACCAGAAACCAGCATTAATCTTATATATTGGTAGGATACTGACTGTGCGAATTGCTGATTCAAAGTATCCATATTGGTTAGGATGCTCGCAGAAAAATGTGCAAGTAGTCTTGTTTTCAAGGGGAAATTGTCCATTGCAGTCCACAGAACTCTTAATGGGAAATCAACTATTATTGCTAAAGTGGGTCTCTGTTGTATATTTTGCACTCACATTTGCATGGAAAAATGGAAGTTGTGCTGGGGGAATGAGAGCAGAATATGCTTTAGACATTTACACTGTGTATATGGGGCCAATTTCGAGCACTAAACTTCCACTTAAGCAGATGTATATGGAAACTAAAAAAGTAAGGTAAATATGTGAATATGCTCTGGCCAACTGCAAACATCCCTGGAGATTAATCCACAAGAGTAATCTTCATGtgtgcacattttaaaagataCTTTTTGAGAACCATTCTGGTAGTGTGGGTCCCAGCCCAGCAGTGGGTAACAGGAAGTTTCTAGATGGACTGCAATGGCCAGGACCAGATTAATCCATATCTGGGCCCTGGCCTTTGCAAACATACTCttcccagcccagtgcagagTTGAGGCCCTTGCAGAGGAGGGCAAAGAGGAAGGAGTAGAGTTGTTAGAGCAAGGTCACCCTGCAATGGCAGCTGCTGTCCCACAGgtctgggcccagctccccattcCGGCATTGCGAACTGGTGCACAGAGGCTCAGCGCCATGTTGCTCAGCGCAATGCCACTCACTTAGGTTTGGTtcagctgcccctctgtcatgatggaggggcgGCCGGACCTGACCTGAATGGGACTtcaaccccatgcaccaggtcacaatgcttAGAGCAGGGCCCAGCCATGCAGGACAGGAGCCCTCACTGTGGGGTGAGTACAGGGCAGACTCACTCTCCAACCACCCCCACCAGGGCCAGGCCAGGATTAGGGTTGTGATAGTCGGGGCAGACTGGTGCATATACGTAATGGCAAATCATAAAAACAGAAAAACGCAGTTGGTAGGTTGTCTTAGTAAAATGTTTGGGAAGCACTGCACTACCAGACCACCGGGCCAATGAGGTGAAAGGTGGCTACACCCTTGTCACGTAGGCCCCCCTTTCTCAATATCTACAATCTTTTTTGTAGGTTTAGAGAAGTCCAAGATCAGGGGAACAATCTGTTCTGTGCTTTCCTGTGACCCAAGGTTGTTCCTGCAAACACATAGACATAATTACTAGCCAGAATTCGACCCTTGAAACCCATTGTGCACACTGGAGAGGAAAATGTTGCCCTACATTTACAGTTTCTAATGGAATTAAAATCCTTTAACATTCATATGCTGATTTCTGCCAGTGTGGAATAGCACCTATGTATATGGTTAATGCTTTTAAGAGAGAATACCCTGAAGTAAGTAGTGTTTACTAAGCGTTTACAAGGAAATTTGGTTGGAGAGAAGGCACAGCATATCAGTTAACTGCACAAATACTAAACTCAGACTAATTCTACACCATGCTCAACAAGTTTAACACCGATATTAACATACTGATTCTCACACTAAGTTATGTTATCCCATTTGAAGTCTCTTCCTTACTAGTAAAATGATGATACTTGCCCTTACAgcaagaatctgaaaatatttaggTTGCTATCTTTGGTGTTATTGCACAGAAGAAGATTCTTGGTCGGGCTTCGGCTCAGTCAGCACTTTCATACAATAGTGAGTTCAAATTAAAAACACCAACAATATTAGGAAAGACAATGGGCTTGATTTTCTTCTTGCTTACATCAGTTGTACACTGACATCAGACCCAGTGAATACAAAATTCAACACCAACTACATGCTTCTTCAAAGTGTTTTATGACTCCCatgtattttttgttgttgttttcttcaGAAATACAGTTCCTGCTTACCTACCTCCTGTAACAGAGACTATTTCTGAGccaaacagaaaaatgataaagtttTTTCTCATGGTGAACAAACAAGGTCAAACAAGACTCTCCAGGTATTACGAACATGTGGAAATTCATAAGCGGACAATGCTGGAAGCTGAAGTAATCAAAAATTGCCTCTCTCGTTCAAAAGAGCAAGTATGTTTTTTGTTCTGATCTAGCCATTTTATTTGAAATGGAACCAAGAAAAGAATATTACACAGTGAACTACACTCAAGAAATATTATAATGTTTTGTGTTAGGTTTTGCTGCCAAGGTATTTCTTGACATGAAAGTTCATATGTAAATCTATTTTCTTTTTCACTACAGTTGGTCTATTATAAATGTAGTGCAGGTTCTCTCAGGaaaacccattttttccccaaacatgCTATAGCAATTGACATATGCATGCTATTGCTAACTAAGAGGAACAAAACTTGTGCTTCTCTTTAATGCTAACACTGCTCTGTGTTCCTGAAATTGCCAATATTTTGTCCATGCAACCTTCCTCAAGGTCAGATAATGTGCCATATTCTAGATGAATTACTACGGAATTCTGTCCTGATTTGGTATATGGTTTCTAAGTTATCCAACTCCAGAGCTGATGAGTGAAAGCACAATTGTTTTTTCTGATAGAACTTGAATtactttgggggatttttttttttaatatcttctATTTTACCTGATACAAAAGTCCCTCTTTTTACACAGATTTTAGAGAATTCTAGACATGCTCTACAAGGATATGGTACCTGAAGTTTAGAGGGCTCATCAACTCATGTATGAGCCAATATTCCTAACCATGTATCAATATATGATAGTGACACAGGTACCTGTACCTTTGTTAGCTCTGTATTGGTTTATTCCTATACATTTTATATTCTGCTGCATGTGAAAACCATTCAAAGGCTTCAACCAGTGTAGAATCTGTCTGCCCGCTCACCACAGTGGTGCTTCTCTCAGGGAGATCCTTACACGTATTCTCTGCAGCCTGCACTAGCTCTCTGTTGTTTTTGGGTGCAAGTCAAGGTGTTAGTTCTGATGTGTAAAGCACTAAATAGTCTGGATggaatcctggccctattgaagcaatgggagttttgccattgagttcaatagaGCTCAGATTTCACTCATTTAGCCCTGGTTACCTCATAGTCCATGTCTCTCATCATATGATATTGCAGTAACTGAGACCAGCTGAAGTGCTTTAACCTACTAGTACGCCTAGTTAAACTGGGAATGGGCTCGAGGCAGTGCCTTTCCAGAGGCTGGTGCTCAGCTCTGGAATTCACTTCCCTATTTGGTCAAGTGCGTTGACTTTAGGGTGTTCTTCTCTTCTCCCAACTTTTAAGGGAAGGTGAGTTGAAGGAGAAAGTTATTACGCCTGATTGTCTGGGAGAATGTTATTGTTGATTTTAGTGGGACTAATTGCATAGAATAGTACTATTCAATGTACATAAGATAACAGACTATGGCTGTTTGGGATTTGTGAATTTTCCTTTCCCACGGATGTTCTATTGCCTCAGAAGCAACATCTCACATGGTTTTTGGGTATAATATACAAGATTGAAAATAAGTGTCAACCAGCTGGTGGCAAAGTGACCAAGATAGCATGTGTATTAGTTCTATGACAGTAATAGAGAGTTATTTATTTCTCCTGTGTTAGAAGTTGTCTAACTtcttttctgaccaaaaaaaagtaaaatgtaaatAATTAACAACAGAAGAGCCGTACATATCCATTGTATGTCATTATTCTATTTGTATCTATGCAGGGGCTAAAAGTAAGTGGTTATTGTATACTGCATAGGCAAGTGTTTTTCAGGTTGGAAACCTGGTTTTCTTACAGAGGATTCCACCTCTTCCTAGGGAGGCTGAAAATTCCAGGGCAAAGGAGAAGAGgaatatatttttctccttttcctagTTACTTTTACTGGACCTAGCACATTGACCTTTATATAATAGATATAAACtatcacagctctgccaagctgTAATGGATGCAGTCATGCCAGCCCTAAggattcaaaaatcatgagtcagacccttTAAATCAtaagattgttttttaaaatctcatgattttgaagaCAAACTTTTGGTCTTATTtcctttctggtttttgagcatTTGAGTTTCATGTTTTCAGACTTCCATCTGCAGCCACAAAGATTATAAAcatatcttttaatttttttaatgaaaactgggATACTCATGTAATTACATGGCTCCAGGAGTTgggtctttaagaaaaacaccaaatatttcaATACTCAATAAAATTGCAAGATTTGACAATTCTGCACAGATGTCAGGTCTTTGCAGCTCAGTTTCCCACTGGGGGAGAAATCAATTACATGGAATGTGGGTATATTTTTACTGCAACTTGTGTACAGAGTGTAAAATAAACCAGTCCCAGGACAGAAGTGGCCAGACAGCACACAGGAAATCCCATCTTTCCAGAATCTCAGCAAAGACACCATTGCCCAGTTCCCAGGAAGTAATTTTGCCTCAATAATATACTCTAATTAGAGTGATTAAGGTTGAGAGCAAACTCTGCTGCTGTTCGCAACCGCTCCCCTAAAATAATCAGAAAACTAACAACAAtacagcctttttttaaaaaaagatttaacagTGCTCACATTTGAAGAAAAAGCATCTTGTGACACTATGTGTAACAGCATCATCTGGTGACTCATGCCATAACAATATAGATTATGAAATAGATGTTTATGTTTTCTGGTTTTTCCTCCCACAAGTCTAAGGATAGATAGCAAGAAGTGGAAACCCATTGCCCTCATATCATCTATAATATAGGTATAATTTTCTACCTGACAATtgtgtcctgtcatcttctaaaatgtttttgtttggaGAGGTAAGGGAAGACAAGAGGGATGCCCAACGGATCTGCTGTGTAATCTTGAGCAAATCATTTTACCTCTGTGTGCCTCAAGTTTTTCATCTGTGAAGTGTGAATAAAACTCTCCTtgatgtaaagtgctttgagatccacagatgaAAAGCCCTATCTACTaacttaatattttattaatttccttTACCTCCGGAGGGAGATTGTGGGGTGAAGACTGAGACACTCTTTGTACTTTGTGGACCTGATTTTTCTgtcctttacaccagtgtaagtcaggagtaactgTTAAAAGTTAACAAGTTACACTCATGAAACTTCTGTAAATGAGAGACGGGGCCCTATGTGTGTAAACTACAGTATATATAATAAGCATGTTGTGTATAGTAATAAATTAGGTCTAATGTGGCAGTTACTGTTTAACCATTTGCATTTTTATCTAGTGCTCTTTCATTGAATATAAGGATTTTAAGCTGGTGTACCGACAATATGCAGCCCTTTTTATAGTGGTTGGAATCAGTGAAACAGAGGTAAGAGATTACATTTTTTCACAGACTAAATGTAAAGAGAAATGTGGATTTAAATTAATCTTTGAATATGCCTCTGTAGGCAGTCGTGGCCATCCCTCCACATCCACCTCTGCGGAGGGCCGACTCCTTGCAGTCTGGTCTGCTAGAGGGAATTAGCGGTACTCCCCCAAATTGACATGTTGGGCTGACCTTTTAtacttcctcttcctgtcctgcccccctcTGCTTCCAACCTGTGGGGCGTGgtcctggctccacccaccaggcTGCTTGTGACGTTCCCTCCACCACTGAGGGAGGCCACACCTCCTCACTACAGCCTCCAATTCCATCTTCTTTCCCCAATGCAGTTTCACAATTTCAAGGTGTTGTTCTGAAAGCACCCTTATTTCTATCAGATAAAAAGTGGtgtggagggaaagaaagaagtAGTATCTTTGGACTTCATACTATTTCAGCACGTGCAGTTTCCCAATGAGTCTGCTACTAATAGTATCTTGCAAACTGATACTTGGTGGATGGAGTTGCGGTTTTTCAACAAATATCAGCATCATTACAGCCAAGTCAAATGCCTGGTCTATGGTGCTGTCCCAACTGCTCATTGTGCTAGATGTCACTGGTCAGGACAACTGGGTCCAGAAAAGCAAGCAGCTGCCATTCTGACAGGCTATGCCGACGTAGTGTTCTTGGTGAGCAAAAGAAGTGCTGTGATTGATATTTACTATTATTTTAGGAAAACAATTAAATCATGTGCTTACGTCCATTTCTGATGAGAgcaacacttaagcacatgcttacctttaattttcagtgggaattaagcacatgtttaagtgctggCCTGAATAACTTTGATTTCCCAAACTGGAGACATAGTCAATAAAACCAAGTAGGATACTTCCCAATCTGTCCCTAACTCTTGTAACTTGGTATTTTTCTTTCAAGTCATCTTAAACAAAAATCAGCCAGTTACAGGATTATGGCCAGATTTGAAAGTACCTACTCGATTTTGTACTAAATTCTTACACAAGGCAAAAAAACTCTCAGCAAAATTTCAGATTTGGCCCCTTGAGTAAAAACTGCATTGGCTCACAATAgggttttttggtgtgtgtgtggggggggagggggagggagaggttgggggtgttttttggtttgttttttggaggCAAGGTGATTTGCCACTTGTGAGCCATTTTGGCCAATTCAAGACCTAGAATCTGTTCTCAAGGAAGTTCTGGTAGCCAGGCCTATGAACTCTCACAATGAGTGTGTCTGCACAAGGATTATTTTGCTAAAATTTTCCCCCAAGTATAGACAGAGCTCCAGGTGATATGTCACCTAACCTGGCTCAGTGCAGGCCAATATGTCATAGCGCTTAAAACACCCGCAGCTGATGGTTCTTTTTGTAAACCGGCCCTCCCAGTGGTTGAGCTGAATCAGCGTGAACAACAATCATAAATTTTAGCAAGTTTCCCAGTTCAGAGAAGACCAGTGTGATTGTGCACAGTGGAAGTAATGGAAATACTTGTACTTTACTGTTGAGTGGGATAGCGAGGAGAAAGAGATGGCTAAGATCTTTTGCTGGCTATAGGgaagtcttgtctacactgctaaGTTTAGTGCCCATTTTCCAGTTCCACCAGTGTTGGCAATGGTGTCATTGCTAATGTACACCAGATTTGAGCATTTAGCAGTGTTTTTTATGTAATAGTCTACACTTTGGTATTTCATGACATTGTCCTGACAATGCCTGAGTCCACTCTACATTAGTGTTCATGCTGTTTCAGCAGCACTAGGTCTGTAAGCTGAATACAAAAGCTTGTAATATTGCCATGGCCACATGCCAAGGAGGATAGTGGCTGCTCATTGCTGTAATGACTTCTTCTAGGTCAGCCGTAGAGTTGTACTGGCGTACACCTTAAGCAGGTTGTTCGGCTTTGATATAGAACATAATAATGATCTATGTACATTTCTACAGGTACTACTAAGAGAGGCTAAGCTTACATACTTATTTGTGCTACTCACTATTTATTTTCTACTTGATTTCAAAGAAGCATGCATctcatattaaaataaaatgtgaatgaGTAGCATATCTTCTATCAATTTAATATTTTACTTGCTTTCAATTTATATTTCAGAACGAGATGGCTGTATATGAACTAATTCATAATTTTGTGGAGGTTTTGGACAGATATTTCAGCAgagtggtgagtgagacacggaATCAATTGtaaaacatttcctttctttGAAAGCCTTTGTGAACAGATTGTTCAGAGACAACAAATGAAAGAGGGGGTGGGAATCtttgtttataaaaatgtaaaatgtggaAAGTTTTGGTGTGACTGTGACAACTGTAACAAGGCAGCATCAGGaagttttttattttgtaacatACAATAATATAAGTATATATGGCTTATCAACTATTAGACAttgaatgcaaaaatatttatgcTAGGAAACAGTCTTTTTGTATGTTTATCCACCAAATGGTACTTCAGGAACCTACATGCTTCCCACTCTGAATGGCCCTATCTACACTAGCCTTTAAACTGGTCTTTTCTATATTAGATTTATTTCTcttaaaatttcccaccattgccACCCACAGATAAGCTGCAATGGTGCTAGAAGTGGAGAAAGCACTGATGTACCCGGTCACTCAGAGCAGGGTTGGACAAAGCACTGATTGGCAGTTGGTGTTTCAATCTATACTGGCACTCCCACTATTGCCACCAGGGGTAGCAATGCAGAAGTGGGAATTTTTAAGAGAAAAGGTATTGCATAGGTACAGTCAAGTTCTGCTGTGGTTCCGGTTTGGCCACCCAGTGTAATTACAGACTAAAACGCATGTTTTACATAGTTCTGACACTGTTTGGTCCTGTCCATACAGGATGGACAAATCATGTTAGAAACAAATGTAGATGAAGATGTATTTTAACAGTTTCAACATGGTTTTTTAGTTGGGTTGGATATCCTACCCTTTCCCCAGCATGAGTGGGTCAAAGGCTCTATGTAAGGGTGGTGTCAACATTGCAAAAAAGTgttaatagaataatagaatattagggttgaaagagagctcaggagatcatctagtccaatcccctgctcaaagtgtTAACATGGATGAGCTAAGGGTAGTAAAGACATGGCAACTCATCTTTGAAGCTCAAGTTCAGCCTCAGGCTGCCATATATATTTGAACTTGAGCTGCTAAATAGAGTTAAAAACTGAGTTGCCAtgacttcactgctattttaacctttTAGCTAACACAGAttagctgcctttttttttttttttttttttttttttttgcattgtagacataccctaaaagtgaTCCTTCCTCTGGCAAAAGAGGGCTGGGTGCAATTCCTCCTTGAGTCCATCGACTCCATGGTGTGCCATCGATAACTGTACATACTAAAGATCAGTGTACCCTCCCAGGTTTATAACTTTGATTTCCCAATAATAATGCAAACATTTTCTACAGCAGACCTAGGCCAGCAGAGCTGATCGTAAAGTTACTCCATGTGTGAATTTGTTGATGCAGAAGATAATCTTGCCTGAATCTATCACCTTTACAGTATGGGTCAAATGGGGTTAGAAGTAAAATTCCCAACTAACCATGCTCAGGCTAATAGAAAATTGGCCACTACAGTGTGCCCCAGTTCTCTAATGCATGGAGGTTGGAAATTCATTGCTATAATTGCAGTCACAACCTTAACACTCATGACATGAATGGAATTTGACTTCTCATGTGTAGCAGAATTTACTAGCATTTTATTTGTCTAATTGATCTAAGTCTGCTGCCAGCCTTTTCCCAAGTTTTAATGTTTTCAGCTGTGAATGAAAGTAGAGGCAGTATTAACATAGTAAAAGTCTGTCTGCCTTAGCACAAATATTCTCTAGTACCTTGTGAATCTACCACATTTAATGGATGCTGCACATCCGTTTCTTGTACATGTATATAGGCTAAAAGCTGACAATTATTAGCAATTTACTGATTACATCATGCTACAGAACCTGGCATTACTCAAAGCAGTTGGGGTTTAAAATTTGGAGAACTAAAAAGAGGGGTGGGTTGGAGAAATCACATACCATAGTTCTGTTTTTAATAGCATATAACGCGTATAATAAATAGCAGGCCACTGAATAACAGGCCTATAATTCCAGCTAGAGGTTCTGGTGGAACCCCAGAGCCAAGGGAATAAATCTGTACTGTACTAAATTATGCTGAGTTTCTAGTAGccgaggggtagccgtgttagtctgtatccacaaaaacaacacggagtctggtggcaccttaaaaactaacagatttatttgggcataagctttcgtgggtaaaaaaacccccacttcttctaGTCTTTAAGGTGCGACCAGacttagggtaaccagatgtcccaattttatatggacagtcccgattttgggggctttttcttatataggcacctattgccACTCCCATCCTGAATTTttacactttctatctggtcaccctaaccagactcctcattgtttacaTAATTCTCACAGAACTCTAAGTTGTGATGATAAcacaaagagaaaaacaaagcaaaaaaagcagTGGGAAAGAAAATAACATCTGTCTTGCTCTAGAGGGACATTTTGTCATCTTTATATTTTTAGGTTTGTGAGTTTTAAACATTCTTGCATGTGCTATTTTTTTATCTCATGGAATTTCCATTCTTAAATTTAGATATCAGATCTTATGCTGCTGTACCAGAGAAAACATTCACAGAATCAGGAGCAGGTTTTCAAAGCTACCTATGGGATTTGACTCTGGGACTCTCCTTGATTTTGATGGTAGCTACACAAATATAACCAGGCACACTGTTTGGAATATGTGCCTCTTGGTGCCCAGtgacgttttttaaaaaaaaaaaaatcttaagtatAAATTGAATTGATCAGTCACCTGAAGTTTGCTTATTGTGATAtacaaaaactttttaaatgggGATGTTGAACTCGTTCAGTGGAGAGGGCTGAATTATGGTTTTCTTTAGGGTCCATAAACCAGAGTTACGAGTTTCTGCCATATGATATCTGCAGTCCACAGCAACACTTTCACTATGTCAGTGGACTTTTGCATAAAAATCGAGGGTAGAATATTGGACCCAGAACCAGGGATAAGGAAGCCCAGTGCAACTTCATCTCCCTTCCAGGAAGTTCCACCTGTGTCTGGCAGAATTTTAATCCCTGAGAAACAAGGAGGGAACAGATGACACCGTAGAGCTCCACTGCTTGGAACAGAGCATTTTGCTGGGACTCAGGAGCACAGCTGCATCCACATCCCTAAGCTCAGTTATTGTCTCAGGCTGTCTTTCTTAAGACTCAGTAAAACAGCACTGCATTGTGCCAGATGTTCAGAAAGTTTTATTGCTTGGCAAACCTAATTCTTTGAAGtttaatttttcaataaaaaattaaattctttAGAATCTTAACTTGTCATGAAGGCTAGGATAATAAATCACAAGCACTTAGATCCCACATTAATGAGCATGATGTCACTGAGCACCGACCTGCACAAACCACCACAGAAAATCAAGCTGTCTTGGAATTTTATATCTGTGCTCTGACAGGCCTTTCCTTTTTCATCCAAAGGAGAAGTGGTATGTAATGTGTAATGACGGTGAGGTAAATGATAATTCACCTTATCTGACTAAAACTGATACCCACCTATCTTTTTTCTTCCAGAGTGAATTAGATGTATCCTTTCCAGTATCACCACCAATCCATTTGTCATTTTCTGTATGCCTGTTCTTACTGCCTTCTAGTACTACTTGGCAGACATTCAAGATAAAGCAGTACCATGTTATGATTTAACAAATTAATATTGCAGTTAGAGTAAGTAGCACACTCCTGGGGTCCAGCAGCAAAGGCGGCAGCTGCTAATGAGGAACCTTCTATTTAAAATCTCAGTAGCAATATAAAGACAATACTGGTGTGGAGCAATTTTTTTCTGAAGGTAACTTGTTAAATGAGATGCAGGGCTTAGTTACCAAGAACAACTGTATAATCATGTTTGGATACAGAGAAGGGAGACGGgttattttttggtttgcttttttgtttcaCTATTTTTTATCAATTTAACTTTCTTTGTTATTGGCAAGGTATTTATCACCATAGTGCCTTCGGCCACATTAGAAAAAGGTTACCACTATTACAGGATTAAACATAGACGATGATCCTGCTTctatagaagtcagtgggagttttgctgttgccATCAATGGGAACAGGAGTATGCCCTTGATGGGGAATCTTGGGTATCGATCATGACAGCAGCAATGATTGAAATGACATGGTCTTTGCACACACTTAACCACCCTCCACTCAACTACTCAGAATGTTACTTAGATGCCTTATTCAAGGAGTAATATATAGCTAAAATATAGAA comes from Lepidochelys kempii isolate rLepKem1 chromosome 6, rLepKem1.hap2, whole genome shotgun sequence and encodes:
- the AP4S1 gene encoding AP-4 complex subunit sigma-1 isoform X1, which translates into the protein MIKFFLMVNKQGQTRLSRYYEHVEIHKRTMLEAEVIKNCLSRSKEQCSFIEYKDFKLVYRQYAALFIVVGISETEIKSGVEGKKEVVSLDFILFQHVQFPNESATNSILQTDTWWMELRFFNKYQHHYSQVKCLVYGAVPTAHCARCHWSGQLGPEKQAAAILTGYADVVFLNEMAVYELIHNFVEVLDRYFSRVSELDIMFNLDRVHIILDEMVLNGCIGETNKNRILAPLFVLDKVAES
- the AP4S1 gene encoding AP-4 complex subunit sigma-1 isoform X2; protein product: MIKFFLMVNKQGQTRLSRYYEHVEIHKRTMLEAEVIKNCLSRSKEQCSFIEYKDFKLVYRQYAALFIVVGISETEIKSGVEGKKEVVSLDFILFQHVQFPNESATNSILQTDTWWMELRFFNKYQHHYSQVKCLVYGAVPTAHCARCHWSGQLGPEKQAAAILTGYADVVFLNEMAVYELIHNFVEVLDRYFSRVIMFNLDRVHIILDEMVLNGCIGETNKNRILAPLFVLDKVAES
- the AP4S1 gene encoding AP-4 complex subunit sigma-1 isoform X5, which encodes MIKFFLMVNKQGQTRLSRYYEHVEIHKRTMLEAEVIKNCLSRSKEQCSFIEYKDFKLVYRQYAALFIVVGISETENEMAVYELIHNFVEVLDRYFSRVISDLMLLYQRKHSQNQEQVFKATYGI
- the AP4S1 gene encoding AP-4 complex subunit sigma-1 isoform X3, coding for MIKFFLMVNKQGQTRLSRYYEHVEIHKRTMLEAEVIKNCLSRSKEQCSFIEYKDFKLVYRQYAALFIVVGISETEIKSGVEGKKEVVSLDFILFQHVQFPNESATNSILQTDTWWMELRFFNKYQHHYSQVKCLVYGAVPTAHCARCHWSGQLGPEKQAAAILTGYADVVFLNEMAVYELIHNFVEVLDRYFSRVISDLMLLYQRKHSQNQEQVFKATYGI
- the AP4S1 gene encoding AP-4 complex subunit sigma-1 isoform X4, with the protein product MIKFFLMVNKQGQTRLSRYYEHVEIHKRTMLEAEVIKNCLSRSKEQCSFIEYKDFKLVYRQYAALFIVVGISETENEMAVYELIHNFVEVLDRYFSRVSELDIMFNLDRVHIILDEMVLNGCIGETNKNRILAPLFVLDKVAES